The following coding sequences are from one Bufo bufo chromosome 2, aBufBuf1.1, whole genome shotgun sequence window:
- the RITA1 gene encoding RBPJ-interacting and tubulin-associated protein 1 isoform X1, translating to MVHSGVGSRAPVPSDVDMSLDLSITGQRSSLPPRKSRSAYRFKASNSFVDEALFGSSVGKVDPALHWTIGTPGQESHLHCPEEKTYTASSATARTACSPVGTPRKKTQYRVKSRSPSYCDESLFGPKIEDCGWEAPWVKKEDCIRIRPLLWSPPPVMRPHSSKSNTNQIPVRAIHPPDDRNTSLGTHKGTRNFWKPPESDSDSGGCPSVGDPPASAKARWSSPRKDTPRSASCSGRLTARRGFLTERPAWK from the exons ATGGTGCACAGCGGAGTAG GTTCCAGGGCTCCTGTTCCCTCTGATGTAGACATGTCACTGGATCTCTCCATTACTGGGCAACGCTCATCATTGCCACCAAGAAAAAGCAGAAGTGCTTACAGATTTAAAGCTTCTAACTCTTTTGTGGATGAGGCCCTTTTTGGGAGCTCTGTGGGTAAAGTAGACCCCGCTCTTCACTGGACCATAGGAACACCTGGCCAAgaatcacatttacactgcccagAAGAGAAGACGTATACAGCAAGCAGTGCCACGGCTAGGACTGCTTGCTCCCCAGTAGGGACTCCACGGAAGAAAACGCAGTATCG GGTGAAAAGCCGCTCTCCTTCTTATTGTGATGAGTCTCTTTTTGGACCAAAAATAGAAGACTGTGGTTGGGAAGCGCCATGGGTAAAAAAAGAAGATTGCATCCGGATTCGTCCCCTTCTTTGGAGCCCGCCACCAGTAATGCGGCCCCATAGCTCTAAGTCAAACACCAACCAGATTCCTGTTCGAGCGATTCACCCTCCTGATGACAGAAACACCTCTCTTGGAACACATAAAGGAACCAGGAATTTTTGGAAGCCCCCAGAAAGTGACTCTGATTCTGGTGGATGTCCTTCTGTGGGTGATCCACCGGCTAGTGCCAAAGCTCGCTGGAGCTCACCGAGAAAGGACACTCCTCGGTCAGCAAGCTGCTCAGGAAGACTGACTGCGAGGAGAGGTTTTTTAACAGAGAGACCAGCATGGAAATAA
- the RITA1 gene encoding RBPJ-interacting and tubulin-associated protein 1 isoform X2, which yields MSLDLSITGQRSSLPPRKSRSAYRFKASNSFVDEALFGSSVGKVDPALHWTIGTPGQESHLHCPEEKTYTASSATARTACSPVGTPRKKTQYRVKSRSPSYCDESLFGPKIEDCGWEAPWVKKEDCIRIRPLLWSPPPVMRPHSSKSNTNQIPVRAIHPPDDRNTSLGTHKGTRNFWKPPESDSDSGGCPSVGDPPASAKARWSSPRKDTPRSASCSGRLTARRGFLTERPAWK from the exons ATGTCACTGGATCTCTCCATTACTGGGCAACGCTCATCATTGCCACCAAGAAAAAGCAGAAGTGCTTACAGATTTAAAGCTTCTAACTCTTTTGTGGATGAGGCCCTTTTTGGGAGCTCTGTGGGTAAAGTAGACCCCGCTCTTCACTGGACCATAGGAACACCTGGCCAAgaatcacatttacactgcccagAAGAGAAGACGTATACAGCAAGCAGTGCCACGGCTAGGACTGCTTGCTCCCCAGTAGGGACTCCACGGAAGAAAACGCAGTATCG GGTGAAAAGCCGCTCTCCTTCTTATTGTGATGAGTCTCTTTTTGGACCAAAAATAGAAGACTGTGGTTGGGAAGCGCCATGGGTAAAAAAAGAAGATTGCATCCGGATTCGTCCCCTTCTTTGGAGCCCGCCACCAGTAATGCGGCCCCATAGCTCTAAGTCAAACACCAACCAGATTCCTGTTCGAGCGATTCACCCTCCTGATGACAGAAACACCTCTCTTGGAACACATAAAGGAACCAGGAATTTTTGGAAGCCCCCAGAAAGTGACTCTGATTCTGGTGGATGTCCTTCTGTGGGTGATCCACCGGCTAGTGCCAAAGCTCGCTGGAGCTCACCGAGAAAGGACACTCCTCGGTCAGCAAGCTGCTCAGGAAGACTGACTGCGAGGAGAGGTTTTTTAACAGAGAGACCAGCATGGAAATAA
- the DDX54 gene encoding ATP-dependent RNA helicase DDX54 isoform X2 — MAQKRRKGARGTKKKKQQRDGGAEDSDTGEFDVSAGVPEHDEHLPSFPAADAGSDTEPDTRQLVRAQNKKKKKSGGFQSMGLSYPVFKGVMKKGYKVPTPIQRKVIPIILDGKDAVAMARTGSGKTACFLIPMFEKLKAHSAQTGVRGLILSPTRELALQTLKFTKELGKFTGLKTALILGGDRMEDQFAALHENPDIIIATPGRLMHVAVEMNLKLRSVEYVVFDEADRLFEMGFAEQLQEIISRLPETRQTLLFSATLPKMLLEFARAGLTEPVLIRLDVDSKLSDQLSLSFLHVRAEDKPAVLLHLLRCIVKPQEQTVIFVATKHHAEYLRELLDMQGVPCSHIYSSLDQTARKINLGLFLHGKVCALLVTDVAARGIDIPMLDNVINYNFPPKAKLFLHRVGRVARAGRSGTAYSLVAPDETPYVYDLHLFLGRPLKLAGDTGTCSETDLDGVMGRVPQSVIDDEDALLITDRERSLELQNLHHVAENAYKQYSKSRPAPAPESIKRVKEANYNQLGVHPLFWSRLGGEEMQRLKFVDCIKSYKSKATIFEINATNKTSASEVMRAKRSRDFGVITKFQRLQEEKAKATVPPVLGAKSSVASSQDSAEETIEEVFSQVLGKRKREDGGQNEGNKKNKGGVSQDSEYYVPYRPKDFESERGLSIAGNSFEQAAAGAVLDLLGDHTEDLKKTKHVMKWDRKKKKFVGAGGNENKKKIKTESGRVISSSYKSNIYEDWKKRYKIDDQDSEEEEERQTANPHRKGRGGRKGSRGTPRSEANGPHGKTKSELRNKQQILKQRKAKEKQLFLQKGGMKNLKNKTRQKVHQMKKSAFGRGKSNGFKKGKMKR, encoded by the exons ATGGCTCAGAAGAGGCGCAAGGGAGCACGGGGGACGAAGAAGAAGAAGCAGCAGCGGGACGGAGGGGCGGAGGACAGTGACACCGGAGAGTTTGATGTCAGCGCGGGGGTCCCGGAGCACGATGAG CATCtcccatcgttcccagcagcagatGCTGGCTCAGACACAGAGCCGGACACCAGACAGCTGGTCCGAGCTCAgaacaagaagaaaaagaaatcGGGAGGTTTCCAGTCTATGG GTCTTAGCTATCCTGTCTTTAAAGGAGTGATGAAGAAGGGTTACAAGGTGCCAACACCCATTCAGAGAAAG GTAATCCCAATTattctggatgggaaagatgcggTTGCTATGGCTAGGACTGGCAGTGGGAAGACTGCCTGCTTCTTGATCCCAATGTTTGAGAAACTGAAGGCTCACAGTGCCCAGACTGGAGTTCGCGGGCTCATCTTGTCACCTACCAGAGAGCTTGCCCTGCAGACGCTGAAATTCACTAAAGAG CTCGGGAAATTTACCGGCTTGAAGACTGCCCTTATCTTGGGTGGAGACAG GATGGAAGATCAGTTTGCTGCTCTCCATGAAAACCCCGACAT AATTATTGCCACGCCTGGTCGTCTAATGCACGTAGCTGTTGAAATGAACCTTAAGCTGCGTAGTGTAGAGTATGTCGTGTTTGATGAAGCAGACCG GCTGTTTGAGATGGGCTTTGCTGAGCAGCTGCAGGAAATTATTTCCCGTCTTCCAGAAACTCGTCAGACTTTGCTATTCTCTGCAACCTTACCCAAGATGCTACTGGAATTTGCACGGGCAG GTCTTACTGAACCGGTGCTGATCCGTCTAGATGTTGACTCAAAGCTTAGTGACCAGTTGTCG CTGTCCTTCTTACATGTGCGGGCAGAGGATAAACCCGCTGTGCTCCTTCATCTCCTGCGCTGCATTGTCAAACCTCAGGAACAAACAGTTATCTTTGTGGCTACAAAACACCATGCGGAGTACCTCAGAGAG TTGCTTGACATGCAAGGTGTCCCCTGTTCCCACATCTACAGTTCTCTTGATCAAACTGCTAGGAAGATTAACCTGGGCCTGTTCCTGCATGGGAAAGTTTGTGCACTTTTGGTTACTGATGTGGCTGCTCGAGGCATAGACATACCCATGTTAGACAATGTCATCAATTATAATTTCCCACCTAAGGCGAAGCTTTTCCTCCATCGTGTTG GTCGAGTTGCGCGAGCAGGTCGAAGTGGCACAGCATATTCTCTTGTAGCACCAGATGAAACACCATATGTGTATGATCTTCACCTCTTCCTTGGAAGGCCCTTGAAACTGGCAGGAGATACAGGGACTTGTTCAG AAACAGACCTAGATGGCGTTATGGGACGAGTACCACAGAGCGTGATAGATGATGAAGATGCTCTGCTCATCACAGACCGTGAGAGGTCCTTGGAGCTGCAAAACCTCCATCATGTGGCTGAGAATGCATACAAGCAATACAGCAAGTCTAGACCAGCTCCTGCTCCTGAGTCCATAAAAAGAGTTAAAGAAGCCAATTACAACCAACTGGGCGTCCACCCTCTCTTCT GGTCTCGTCTTGGTGGGGAAGAAATGCAGAGATTGAAATTCGTGGACTGCATTAAATCTTACAAATCCAAAGCG ACCATCTTTGAAATAAATGCCACTAACAAGACCTCTGCAAGTGAGGTGATGCGAGCAAAACGAAGTCGGGATTTTGGAGTTATCACCAAGTTCCAGCGGTTGCAGGAAGAGAAAGCGAAGGCTACGGTGCCGCCTGTGCTTGGGGCCAAATCCAGTGTTGCGTCTAGCCAGGACAGTGCAGAAGAAACCATTGAG GAGGTCTTTTCACAAGTACTTGGCAAGAGGAAGAGAGAAGATGGAGGTCAGAATGAAGGGAACAAGAAGAACAAGGGAGGTGTTTCTCAGGATTCAGAATATTATGTTCCATACAGACCTAAAGACTTTGAGAGTGAGCGGGG CCTTAGCATCGCAGGCAACAGCTTTGAGCAGGCAGCCGCAGGAGCAGTACTGGATTTGCTGGGTGACCATACTGAGGATCTCAAAAAGACTAAGCACGTCATGAAGTG GGACAGAAAGAAAAAGAAGTTTGTGGGAGCAGGAGGAAATGAGAATAAGAAGAAAATAAAGACAGAGAGTGGACGAGTCATTAGCAGTTCTTATAAATCTAACAT ATATGAGGATTGGAAGAAGAGATACAAGATTGATGATCAGGATTCTGAAGAGGAAGAAGAAAGACAGACTGCAAACCCACATAGAAAGGGCAGAG GTGGACGTAAAGGCTCTCGTGGAACACCTCGTTCTGAAGCTAACGGACCCCATGGCAAGACCAAATCTGAGCTGCGCAACAAGCAGCAGATTCTGAAACAGAGGAAAGCAAAGGAAAAGCAACTCTTCTTACAAAAAGGTGGAATGAAGAATCTGAAAAACAAAACCAGGCAAAAGGTACACCAGATGAAGAAATCTGCGTTTGGCAGGGGCAAGAGCAATGGTTTCAAGAAAGGGAAAATGAAGAGATAA
- the DDX54 gene encoding ATP-dependent RNA helicase DDX54 isoform X1: MAQKRRKGARGTKKKKQQRDGGAEDSDTGEFDVSAGVPEHDEVHLPSFPAADAGSDTEPDTRQLVRAQNKKKKKSGGFQSMGLSYPVFKGVMKKGYKVPTPIQRKVIPIILDGKDAVAMARTGSGKTACFLIPMFEKLKAHSAQTGVRGLILSPTRELALQTLKFTKELGKFTGLKTALILGGDRMEDQFAALHENPDIIIATPGRLMHVAVEMNLKLRSVEYVVFDEADRLFEMGFAEQLQEIISRLPETRQTLLFSATLPKMLLEFARAGLTEPVLIRLDVDSKLSDQLSLSFLHVRAEDKPAVLLHLLRCIVKPQEQTVIFVATKHHAEYLRELLDMQGVPCSHIYSSLDQTARKINLGLFLHGKVCALLVTDVAARGIDIPMLDNVINYNFPPKAKLFLHRVGRVARAGRSGTAYSLVAPDETPYVYDLHLFLGRPLKLAGDTGTCSETDLDGVMGRVPQSVIDDEDALLITDRERSLELQNLHHVAENAYKQYSKSRPAPAPESIKRVKEANYNQLGVHPLFWSRLGGEEMQRLKFVDCIKSYKSKATIFEINATNKTSASEVMRAKRSRDFGVITKFQRLQEEKAKATVPPVLGAKSSVASSQDSAEETIEEVFSQVLGKRKREDGGQNEGNKKNKGGVSQDSEYYVPYRPKDFESERGLSIAGNSFEQAAAGAVLDLLGDHTEDLKKTKHVMKWDRKKKKFVGAGGNENKKKIKTESGRVISSSYKSNIYEDWKKRYKIDDQDSEEEEERQTANPHRKGRGGRKGSRGTPRSEANGPHGKTKSELRNKQQILKQRKAKEKQLFLQKGGMKNLKNKTRQKVHQMKKSAFGRGKSNGFKKGKMKR; encoded by the exons ATGGCTCAGAAGAGGCGCAAGGGAGCACGGGGGACGAAGAAGAAGAAGCAGCAGCGGGACGGAGGGGCGGAGGACAGTGACACCGGAGAGTTTGATGTCAGCGCGGGGGTCCCGGAGCACGATGAGGTG CATCtcccatcgttcccagcagcagatGCTGGCTCAGACACAGAGCCGGACACCAGACAGCTGGTCCGAGCTCAgaacaagaagaaaaagaaatcGGGAGGTTTCCAGTCTATGG GTCTTAGCTATCCTGTCTTTAAAGGAGTGATGAAGAAGGGTTACAAGGTGCCAACACCCATTCAGAGAAAG GTAATCCCAATTattctggatgggaaagatgcggTTGCTATGGCTAGGACTGGCAGTGGGAAGACTGCCTGCTTCTTGATCCCAATGTTTGAGAAACTGAAGGCTCACAGTGCCCAGACTGGAGTTCGCGGGCTCATCTTGTCACCTACCAGAGAGCTTGCCCTGCAGACGCTGAAATTCACTAAAGAG CTCGGGAAATTTACCGGCTTGAAGACTGCCCTTATCTTGGGTGGAGACAG GATGGAAGATCAGTTTGCTGCTCTCCATGAAAACCCCGACAT AATTATTGCCACGCCTGGTCGTCTAATGCACGTAGCTGTTGAAATGAACCTTAAGCTGCGTAGTGTAGAGTATGTCGTGTTTGATGAAGCAGACCG GCTGTTTGAGATGGGCTTTGCTGAGCAGCTGCAGGAAATTATTTCCCGTCTTCCAGAAACTCGTCAGACTTTGCTATTCTCTGCAACCTTACCCAAGATGCTACTGGAATTTGCACGGGCAG GTCTTACTGAACCGGTGCTGATCCGTCTAGATGTTGACTCAAAGCTTAGTGACCAGTTGTCG CTGTCCTTCTTACATGTGCGGGCAGAGGATAAACCCGCTGTGCTCCTTCATCTCCTGCGCTGCATTGTCAAACCTCAGGAACAAACAGTTATCTTTGTGGCTACAAAACACCATGCGGAGTACCTCAGAGAG TTGCTTGACATGCAAGGTGTCCCCTGTTCCCACATCTACAGTTCTCTTGATCAAACTGCTAGGAAGATTAACCTGGGCCTGTTCCTGCATGGGAAAGTTTGTGCACTTTTGGTTACTGATGTGGCTGCTCGAGGCATAGACATACCCATGTTAGACAATGTCATCAATTATAATTTCCCACCTAAGGCGAAGCTTTTCCTCCATCGTGTTG GTCGAGTTGCGCGAGCAGGTCGAAGTGGCACAGCATATTCTCTTGTAGCACCAGATGAAACACCATATGTGTATGATCTTCACCTCTTCCTTGGAAGGCCCTTGAAACTGGCAGGAGATACAGGGACTTGTTCAG AAACAGACCTAGATGGCGTTATGGGACGAGTACCACAGAGCGTGATAGATGATGAAGATGCTCTGCTCATCACAGACCGTGAGAGGTCCTTGGAGCTGCAAAACCTCCATCATGTGGCTGAGAATGCATACAAGCAATACAGCAAGTCTAGACCAGCTCCTGCTCCTGAGTCCATAAAAAGAGTTAAAGAAGCCAATTACAACCAACTGGGCGTCCACCCTCTCTTCT GGTCTCGTCTTGGTGGGGAAGAAATGCAGAGATTGAAATTCGTGGACTGCATTAAATCTTACAAATCCAAAGCG ACCATCTTTGAAATAAATGCCACTAACAAGACCTCTGCAAGTGAGGTGATGCGAGCAAAACGAAGTCGGGATTTTGGAGTTATCACCAAGTTCCAGCGGTTGCAGGAAGAGAAAGCGAAGGCTACGGTGCCGCCTGTGCTTGGGGCCAAATCCAGTGTTGCGTCTAGCCAGGACAGTGCAGAAGAAACCATTGAG GAGGTCTTTTCACAAGTACTTGGCAAGAGGAAGAGAGAAGATGGAGGTCAGAATGAAGGGAACAAGAAGAACAAGGGAGGTGTTTCTCAGGATTCAGAATATTATGTTCCATACAGACCTAAAGACTTTGAGAGTGAGCGGGG CCTTAGCATCGCAGGCAACAGCTTTGAGCAGGCAGCCGCAGGAGCAGTACTGGATTTGCTGGGTGACCATACTGAGGATCTCAAAAAGACTAAGCACGTCATGAAGTG GGACAGAAAGAAAAAGAAGTTTGTGGGAGCAGGAGGAAATGAGAATAAGAAGAAAATAAAGACAGAGAGTGGACGAGTCATTAGCAGTTCTTATAAATCTAACAT ATATGAGGATTGGAAGAAGAGATACAAGATTGATGATCAGGATTCTGAAGAGGAAGAAGAAAGACAGACTGCAAACCCACATAGAAAGGGCAGAG GTGGACGTAAAGGCTCTCGTGGAACACCTCGTTCTGAAGCTAACGGACCCCATGGCAAGACCAAATCTGAGCTGCGCAACAAGCAGCAGATTCTGAAACAGAGGAAAGCAAAGGAAAAGCAACTCTTCTTACAAAAAGGTGGAATGAAGAATCTGAAAAACAAAACCAGGCAAAAGGTACACCAGATGAAGAAATCTGCGTTTGGCAGGGGCAAGAGCAATGGTTTCAAGAAAGGGAAAATGAAGAGATAA
- the DDX54 gene encoding ATP-dependent RNA helicase DDX54 isoform X3 codes for MAQKRRKGARGTKKKKQQRDGGAEDSDTGEFDVSAGVPEHDEVHLPSFPAADAGSDTEPDTRQLVRAQNKKKKKSGGFQSMGLSYPVFKGVMKKGYKVPTPIQRKVIPIILDGKDAVAMARTGSGKTACFLIPMFEKLKAHSAQTGVRGLILSPTRELALQTLKFTKELGKFTGLKTALILGGDRMEDQFAALHENPDIIIATPGRLMHVAVEMNLKLRSVEYVVFDEADRLFEMGFAEQLQEIISRLPETRQTLLFSATLPKMLLEFARAGLTEPVLIRLDVDSKLSDQLSLSFLHVRAEDKPAVLLHLLRCIVKPQEQTVIFVATKHHAEYLRELLDMQGVPCSHIYSSLDQTARKINLGLFLHGKVCALLVTDVAARGIDIPMLDNVINYNFPPKAKLFLHRVGRVARAGRSGTAYSLVAPDETPYVYDLHLFLGRPLKLAGDTGTCSDLDGVMGRVPQSVIDDEDALLITDRERSLELQNLHHVAENAYKQYSKSRPAPAPESIKRVKEANYNQLGVHPLFWSRLGGEEMQRLKFVDCIKSYKSKATIFEINATNKTSASEVMRAKRSRDFGVITKFQRLQEEKAKATVPPVLGAKSSVASSQDSAEETIEEVFSQVLGKRKREDGGQNEGNKKNKGGVSQDSEYYVPYRPKDFESERGLSIAGNSFEQAAAGAVLDLLGDHTEDLKKTKHVMKWDRKKKKFVGAGGNENKKKIKTESGRVISSSYKSNIYEDWKKRYKIDDQDSEEEEERQTANPHRKGRGGRKGSRGTPRSEANGPHGKTKSELRNKQQILKQRKAKEKQLFLQKGGMKNLKNKTRQKVHQMKKSAFGRGKSNGFKKGKMKR; via the exons ATGGCTCAGAAGAGGCGCAAGGGAGCACGGGGGACGAAGAAGAAGAAGCAGCAGCGGGACGGAGGGGCGGAGGACAGTGACACCGGAGAGTTTGATGTCAGCGCGGGGGTCCCGGAGCACGATGAGGTG CATCtcccatcgttcccagcagcagatGCTGGCTCAGACACAGAGCCGGACACCAGACAGCTGGTCCGAGCTCAgaacaagaagaaaaagaaatcGGGAGGTTTCCAGTCTATGG GTCTTAGCTATCCTGTCTTTAAAGGAGTGATGAAGAAGGGTTACAAGGTGCCAACACCCATTCAGAGAAAG GTAATCCCAATTattctggatgggaaagatgcggTTGCTATGGCTAGGACTGGCAGTGGGAAGACTGCCTGCTTCTTGATCCCAATGTTTGAGAAACTGAAGGCTCACAGTGCCCAGACTGGAGTTCGCGGGCTCATCTTGTCACCTACCAGAGAGCTTGCCCTGCAGACGCTGAAATTCACTAAAGAG CTCGGGAAATTTACCGGCTTGAAGACTGCCCTTATCTTGGGTGGAGACAG GATGGAAGATCAGTTTGCTGCTCTCCATGAAAACCCCGACAT AATTATTGCCACGCCTGGTCGTCTAATGCACGTAGCTGTTGAAATGAACCTTAAGCTGCGTAGTGTAGAGTATGTCGTGTTTGATGAAGCAGACCG GCTGTTTGAGATGGGCTTTGCTGAGCAGCTGCAGGAAATTATTTCCCGTCTTCCAGAAACTCGTCAGACTTTGCTATTCTCTGCAACCTTACCCAAGATGCTACTGGAATTTGCACGGGCAG GTCTTACTGAACCGGTGCTGATCCGTCTAGATGTTGACTCAAAGCTTAGTGACCAGTTGTCG CTGTCCTTCTTACATGTGCGGGCAGAGGATAAACCCGCTGTGCTCCTTCATCTCCTGCGCTGCATTGTCAAACCTCAGGAACAAACAGTTATCTTTGTGGCTACAAAACACCATGCGGAGTACCTCAGAGAG TTGCTTGACATGCAAGGTGTCCCCTGTTCCCACATCTACAGTTCTCTTGATCAAACTGCTAGGAAGATTAACCTGGGCCTGTTCCTGCATGGGAAAGTTTGTGCACTTTTGGTTACTGATGTGGCTGCTCGAGGCATAGACATACCCATGTTAGACAATGTCATCAATTATAATTTCCCACCTAAGGCGAAGCTTTTCCTCCATCGTGTTG GTCGAGTTGCGCGAGCAGGTCGAAGTGGCACAGCATATTCTCTTGTAGCACCAGATGAAACACCATATGTGTATGATCTTCACCTCTTCCTTGGAAGGCCCTTGAAACTGGCAGGAGATACAGGGACTTGTTCAG ACCTAGATGGCGTTATGGGACGAGTACCACAGAGCGTGATAGATGATGAAGATGCTCTGCTCATCACAGACCGTGAGAGGTCCTTGGAGCTGCAAAACCTCCATCATGTGGCTGAGAATGCATACAAGCAATACAGCAAGTCTAGACCAGCTCCTGCTCCTGAGTCCATAAAAAGAGTTAAAGAAGCCAATTACAACCAACTGGGCGTCCACCCTCTCTTCT GGTCTCGTCTTGGTGGGGAAGAAATGCAGAGATTGAAATTCGTGGACTGCATTAAATCTTACAAATCCAAAGCG ACCATCTTTGAAATAAATGCCACTAACAAGACCTCTGCAAGTGAGGTGATGCGAGCAAAACGAAGTCGGGATTTTGGAGTTATCACCAAGTTCCAGCGGTTGCAGGAAGAGAAAGCGAAGGCTACGGTGCCGCCTGTGCTTGGGGCCAAATCCAGTGTTGCGTCTAGCCAGGACAGTGCAGAAGAAACCATTGAG GAGGTCTTTTCACAAGTACTTGGCAAGAGGAAGAGAGAAGATGGAGGTCAGAATGAAGGGAACAAGAAGAACAAGGGAGGTGTTTCTCAGGATTCAGAATATTATGTTCCATACAGACCTAAAGACTTTGAGAGTGAGCGGGG CCTTAGCATCGCAGGCAACAGCTTTGAGCAGGCAGCCGCAGGAGCAGTACTGGATTTGCTGGGTGACCATACTGAGGATCTCAAAAAGACTAAGCACGTCATGAAGTG GGACAGAAAGAAAAAGAAGTTTGTGGGAGCAGGAGGAAATGAGAATAAGAAGAAAATAAAGACAGAGAGTGGACGAGTCATTAGCAGTTCTTATAAATCTAACAT ATATGAGGATTGGAAGAAGAGATACAAGATTGATGATCAGGATTCTGAAGAGGAAGAAGAAAGACAGACTGCAAACCCACATAGAAAGGGCAGAG GTGGACGTAAAGGCTCTCGTGGAACACCTCGTTCTGAAGCTAACGGACCCCATGGCAAGACCAAATCTGAGCTGCGCAACAAGCAGCAGATTCTGAAACAGAGGAAAGCAAAGGAAAAGCAACTCTTCTTACAAAAAGGTGGAATGAAGAATCTGAAAAACAAAACCAGGCAAAAGGTACACCAGATGAAGAAATCTGCGTTTGGCAGGGGCAAGAGCAATGGTTTCAAGAAAGGGAAAATGAAGAGATAA